One window of the Pseudomonas lurida genome contains the following:
- a CDS encoding tail protein X, with the protein MLDTICHNYYGHLSGTVEAVLDANQGLADEVQPYRAGVVIVLPDMPAPTEELVMLWD; encoded by the coding sequence CTGTTGGACACCATCTGTCACAACTACTACGGCCATCTGAGCGGCACGGTGGAGGCCGTGCTCGATGCCAATCAGGGGCTGGCCGATGAGGTTCAGCCGTACCGAGCTGGTGTGGTGATTGTCCTGCCGGACATGCCGGCACCCACTGAAGAACTTGTGATGCTTTGGGATTAG
- a CDS encoding phage late control D family protein → MTPRFRVVADGKDITALINDRLLLLKTTDKPGMESDDFELRIDDRDSAVALPKRGAGIEIYLGYAETSMVRLGRYMVDEVEISGPPNTIVVRGKAGDMRSTGKTVRSGSWEDVPLSKIVADVAARNGWTPVCNVSTNVPRADQLSESDFNFITRIAKQHDCTAKVADGKLIVMTRDGGTSASGKTLGTVTITPADVSRWQFRLGDRNTHKAVATKHQDKKSGELKLISLDNTDVPDGLPAVHPDRHIYPNKTAAAQADKTRLTAFNRSSAGVRLEMPGRTDLFAERSVNATGFKVGIDGEYLVDSVEQVFTQAGWSTTVECNGGKKGKAKAKGQKTKKTKEVKVLEL, encoded by the coding sequence ATGACCCCTCGCTTTCGTGTCGTTGCAGACGGTAAAGACATTACCGCGCTGATCAATGACCGCCTGTTATTGCTGAAAACCACTGACAAACCAGGCATGGAGTCTGACGACTTCGAGTTGCGGATCGATGACCGCGACAGCGCCGTGGCGCTGCCCAAGCGCGGCGCCGGCATTGAGATCTACCTGGGCTATGCCGAAACGTCCATGGTGCGCCTGGGCCGTTATATGGTGGATGAGGTCGAGATATCCGGCCCGCCTAACACCATCGTCGTGCGCGGCAAGGCCGGCGACATGCGCAGTACCGGAAAGACGGTGCGCAGCGGTAGCTGGGAAGATGTGCCACTGTCCAAGATCGTGGCCGACGTGGCTGCCCGCAACGGCTGGACGCCGGTGTGCAACGTCTCCACGAACGTGCCCCGGGCTGACCAGCTCAGCGAGTCTGATTTCAACTTCATCACCCGCATTGCCAAGCAACACGACTGCACGGCCAAGGTGGCCGATGGAAAGTTGATTGTCATGACCCGCGACGGCGGCACCAGTGCGAGCGGCAAGACCTTGGGCACCGTTACCATCACGCCCGCCGATGTCAGTCGGTGGCAATTCCGCTTAGGCGATCGCAATACGCACAAGGCGGTGGCCACCAAGCATCAGGACAAGAAAAGCGGTGAGCTGAAGCTGATCAGCCTGGACAACACCGATGTGCCCGACGGGCTGCCGGCGGTGCATCCAGACCGTCATATCTACCCCAATAAGACCGCAGCGGCCCAGGCCGATAAGACCCGCCTGACTGCCTTCAATCGATCTTCTGCAGGCGTTCGTCTTGAAATGCCTGGGCGTACCGATCTGTTTGCCGAGCGTTCGGTAAACGCCACCGGCTTCAAGGTCGGCATCGATGGCGAGTACCTGGTCGACTCGGTTGAGCAGGTATTCACTCAGGCTGGCTGGTCCACCACCGTTGAGTGCAATGGCGGCAAGAAAGGCAAGGCCAAAGCCAAAGGCCAGAAGACGAAAAAAACCAAGGAGGTAAAAGTTCTGGAGCTGTAA
- a CDS encoding glycoside hydrolase family 19 protein, with protein MSITELQLQSIMPNARRKAGVFVSALNAAMTNRKIDRPKRQAAFLAQVGHESGQLQYVRELGSDQYLSKYDTGPQAVKLGNTPAADGDGQRYRGRGLIQITVHDNYLRCSLALFGDERLLGTPELLELPQWAAESAAWFWSVNGLNALADQDQFNTITRRINGGLNGLEDRLQLWGRTRAVLCVSST; from the coding sequence ATGTCCATCACTGAGCTGCAACTTCAAAGCATCATGCCCAACGCCCGCCGCAAAGCGGGCGTTTTTGTATCCGCGCTAAACGCGGCCATGACCAACCGCAAGATCGACAGGCCGAAGCGTCAGGCTGCATTCCTGGCCCAGGTCGGGCATGAGTCCGGCCAACTGCAGTACGTGCGTGAATTGGGAAGCGATCAATACCTCAGCAAGTACGACACCGGGCCTCAGGCTGTCAAGCTTGGGAACACGCCTGCAGCTGACGGTGACGGCCAACGTTATCGCGGCCGTGGGTTGATCCAGATTACCGTTCACGACAACTATTTGCGCTGCAGCCTGGCGCTGTTTGGTGATGAACGTTTGCTGGGCACGCCTGAGCTGCTCGAGCTGCCGCAATGGGCGGCTGAGTCGGCAGCGTGGTTCTGGTCGGTGAACGGGTTGAACGCACTCGCGGATCAAGATCAGTTCAACACCATCACCCGCCGGATCAATGGCGGGCTCAATGGCCTGGAAGATCGGCTGCAGTTGTGGGGCAGGACGAGGGCGGTGTTATGCGTTTCTTCGACCTGA